One window of the Rhodococcus sovatensis genome contains the following:
- a CDS encoding amino acid permease gives MSSTTLPAHEGSPAPVSSDQSDLAELGYEQQLHRSLGKFASFAAGFSFVSILTTIFQLFALGFSFGGPAFFFTWPLVFLGQFMVALNFAELAARYPISGAIYQWSRRMGGEIVGWFAGWFMIIAQVVTASAAAIALQVVLPSIWSGFQIVGDDPALTSPSGATNAVILGSVLLVATTTINSIGVNWMSRINSIGVTCEIVGVIALVAVFFTHAQRGPQVVLDTGAAGAEPGYIWAWIVSGLMAAYVMVGFGSAGELAEETHNPRRVAPRTIRLALSASALGGGLMIVGALMAAPSLTDGNLATLGLPYVIDSILTSPWGTVLLIDVAIAVFICTLAIQTAASRLMFSMARDGRLPASQVLSKINSKTGTPIAPSVLIGLACVAVLVVNLGNAALFTTLTSVCIVLIYLAYMMVTVPLLFQRLKGWPHGGVQVDAEGKKLFTLGWLGIPVNVAAVLYGGLMVVNLSWPRAEIFDPTGDYPVLLWAAPLTVLAVIVVGIACFPRGKTHPRPATAHPHAPSSRQESTNA, from the coding sequence ATGAGCTCGACTACTCTGCCCGCGCACGAGGGTTCACCGGCACCGGTCTCCAGCGACCAGTCGGATCTCGCCGAGCTGGGATACGAACAGCAACTGCACCGTTCGCTCGGCAAGTTCGCATCGTTCGCCGCAGGCTTCTCGTTCGTATCGATCCTCACCACAATCTTCCAGCTCTTCGCTCTCGGATTCAGCTTCGGCGGCCCGGCCTTCTTCTTCACCTGGCCGTTGGTGTTCCTGGGCCAGTTCATGGTCGCCCTCAACTTCGCGGAACTTGCGGCGCGATATCCGATTTCGGGAGCCATCTACCAGTGGTCCCGACGCATGGGCGGTGAGATCGTCGGTTGGTTCGCCGGCTGGTTCATGATCATCGCGCAGGTCGTGACCGCATCGGCTGCGGCAATCGCCCTACAGGTGGTCCTTCCCAGCATCTGGAGCGGATTTCAGATCGTCGGCGACGATCCGGCACTCACCTCGCCGAGCGGAGCCACCAACGCCGTAATTCTCGGGTCCGTCTTGCTCGTCGCCACGACGACCATCAACTCGATCGGCGTCAACTGGATGTCGCGCATCAACAGCATCGGCGTCACGTGCGAGATCGTCGGTGTCATCGCATTGGTTGCAGTCTTCTTCACCCACGCCCAACGCGGACCGCAGGTGGTACTCGACACCGGAGCCGCTGGCGCAGAACCCGGATACATCTGGGCATGGATAGTCTCGGGCCTCATGGCCGCCTACGTCATGGTCGGTTTCGGTTCCGCGGGTGAACTTGCCGAGGAAACCCACAACCCGCGTCGCGTCGCACCTCGCACCATCCGCCTGGCACTGTCCGCATCCGCGCTCGGTGGCGGTCTGATGATCGTCGGCGCACTCATGGCGGCTCCGTCACTGACCGACGGAAACCTCGCGACGCTCGGCCTCCCGTACGTGATCGATTCGATCCTCACCTCGCCATGGGGGACGGTGCTGCTGATCGATGTCGCAATCGCAGTCTTCATCTGCACGTTGGCCATTCAGACGGCCGCATCGAGGCTGATGTTCTCGATGGCTCGCGACGGAAGACTCCCCGCCTCACAGGTACTGTCCAAGATCAACTCGAAGACCGGAACTCCTATCGCCCCTTCGGTTCTCATCGGACTCGCCTGCGTCGCAGTGTTGGTCGTCAACCTCGGCAACGCCGCGCTGTTCACGACGCTCACCAGCGTGTGCATCGTGCTGATCTACCTCGCCTACATGATGGTGACGGTTCCCCTTCTCTTCCAACGACTGAAAGGGTGGCCTCACGGGGGAGTCCAGGTGGACGCCGAGGGCAAAAAGCTCTTCACCCTCGGCTGGCTCGGCATCCCCGTCAACGTCGCTGCCGTCCTCTACGGCGGCCTGATGGTGGTCAACCTGTCCTGGCCTCGGGCCGAGATCTTCGATCCCACCGGTGACTACCCGGTCCTGCTGTGGGCTGCACCATTGACGGTCCTCGCCGTCATCGTCGTGGGTATCGCCTGCTTCCCCCGCGGAAAGACCCACCCACGGCCAGCAACCGCTCATCCGCACGCTCCTTCGTCACGACAAGAAAGCACCAACGCATGA
- a CDS encoding urea amidolyase associated protein UAAP1, giving the protein MSTATTQAAKEHARSQAIAIDGPTPPDGVDRLTFADTVPGGRYTTMVLSRGTRLRLRDVDGNACANILLYRADAPWERLNAADTVKVPWQAYLGVGHPLLSDQGRVLATVVADSSGHHDALCGTTSAKSNAAKYGSGALHSTSPAGRELFTVAAAKNGLEPRDLPPSISFFHGVRVESEGSLMSTGTAGAGAEIDLLIHLPVVVLLANTAHPLDPSRTFDTTALDVLAWDATEELADLPNTEPEYQRAVWNTESTWNSGLKGTR; this is encoded by the coding sequence ATGAGCACTGCAACCACACAGGCAGCCAAAGAACACGCCAGGTCCCAGGCCATCGCCATCGACGGCCCCACCCCGCCCGACGGCGTCGATCGACTCACCTTCGCCGACACCGTTCCCGGCGGCCGGTACACCACCATGGTCCTGTCCCGAGGAACCAGGCTCCGGCTACGCGACGTCGACGGCAACGCCTGCGCGAACATCCTGCTCTACCGCGCCGATGCCCCGTGGGAGCGCCTGAACGCCGCCGACACCGTCAAGGTTCCGTGGCAGGCATACCTCGGCGTCGGACATCCTCTGCTGTCCGATCAGGGCCGGGTGCTCGCCACCGTCGTCGCCGACAGTTCCGGACACCACGACGCCTTGTGCGGCACTACCTCCGCGAAGTCGAACGCCGCGAAATACGGAAGCGGCGCATTGCATTCCACGTCGCCGGCTGGACGGGAACTGTTCACTGTCGCCGCAGCGAAGAACGGCCTCGAACCACGGGATCTTCCACCGTCGATCTCGTTCTTCCACGGGGTACGCGTCGAGTCCGAGGGCTCATTGATGAGCACCGGCACCGCAGGCGCAGGGGCAGAGATCGACCTACTGATCCATCTCCCGGTCGTCGTACTGCTCGCCAACACCGCTCATCCACTCGATCCATCCCGGACCTTCGACACCACCGCGCTGGACGTGCTGGCCTGGGATGCCACCGAGGAGTTGGCGGACCTGCCCAACACCGAACCCGAATACCAACGCGCAGTCTGGAATACCGAGTCTACGTGGAATTCCGGCCTGAAAGGCACCCGATGA
- a CDS encoding putative quinol monooxygenase: MALIALLDLKFKPDMLDDAKVVLAKVLADTRAFDGCQGVDVLVDADDETHWIAYERWESAEADAKYREFRAGEGKVTELGPLLAGAPGLSKFTVADV; the protein is encoded by the coding sequence ATGGCGCTCATCGCTCTGCTCGATTTGAAGTTCAAGCCCGACATGCTCGACGACGCCAAGGTGGTACTCGCCAAAGTCCTCGCCGATACCCGGGCTTTCGATGGCTGCCAGGGAGTCGACGTGCTCGTCGATGCCGACGACGAGACGCATTGGATCGCCTACGAGCGTTGGGAATCCGCAGAGGCGGACGCGAAGTACCGCGAGTTCCGTGCCGGAGAAGGCAAGGTCACCGAGCTCGGCCCACTGCTCGCCGGTGCCCCCGGACTGAGCAAGTTCACCGTGGCCGATGTATGA
- a CDS encoding TetR/AcrR family transcriptional regulator: protein MTTAGRPRLSTKKRPGETAREEILDAAAELFTTRGFTNTSTRMIAEAVGMRQASLYHHFANKDELLDALLSGTVDHPLAVAQSIRGSDARPEVKMYALALFDAGQLGRSTWNLGALYLLPELRNERFETFRAHRHALMDLYASIAAEVLDGTVGAVPGTEDLPFRLVETVVNGRADAESGRPSPAGDYARVVAEAAVRALGWTGSVAELHAEAVTFSEGILAW from the coding sequence ATGACGACCGCAGGCCGACCGAGGCTCAGTACGAAGAAGCGGCCGGGAGAGACGGCTCGCGAGGAAATCCTCGACGCTGCTGCGGAGCTGTTCACCACCCGCGGGTTCACCAATACCTCGACGCGGATGATCGCCGAGGCTGTCGGAATGCGTCAGGCATCGCTGTATCACCACTTCGCCAACAAGGACGAGCTGCTCGACGCGCTGCTGAGCGGGACCGTCGATCATCCGCTGGCCGTCGCGCAGTCCATCCGCGGTTCGGATGCACGACCCGAGGTGAAGATGTATGCGCTCGCACTGTTCGACGCCGGTCAGCTGGGACGATCCACCTGGAATCTTGGTGCGCTCTATCTACTGCCGGAGCTACGCAACGAGCGGTTCGAAACCTTCCGGGCACACCGCCACGCACTGATGGACCTGTATGCCTCGATCGCTGCGGAAGTGCTCGACGGGACGGTTGGCGCTGTCCCGGGTACGGAGGATCTGCCGTTCCGATTGGTGGAGACAGTCGTCAATGGGCGGGCCGATGCCGAAAGCGGTCGCCCCTCGCCTGCCGGGGACTATGCCCGCGTGGTGGCCGAGGCGGCCGTGCGCGCCCTCGGGTGGACAGGGTCGGTGGCCGAGTTGCACGCGGAGGCGGTGACGTTCTCGGAGGGCATACTTGCGTGGTGA
- a CDS encoding 5-oxoprolinase/urea amidolyase family protein has translation MSVTKMTVVRPGMLTTIQDWPGRVGYWKVGVPPSGPMDDLSFRLGNVALGNPEGAPGLESAMSGPALTFDADTYVCVTGADARVRIDGRDVPQWRPVVVPAGAVLDVGPTHGAGLRVYVTVQGSIEIEDYLGSASTFTLGKFGGYRGGTLGEGDILEIEGLHDSDRIRSIPMEHRPVLPSTSNGGNWNIAVTEGPHGAPEFFTRADMDTLYSTDYEVHFNSDRTGVRLIGPKPEWAREDGGEAGLHPSNIHDNAYSVGALDFTGDTPILLGPDGPSLGGFVCPVTVVAAERWKLGQLKPGDTIRFVPVKAAHAAALGALGLERRASLPVVFSSGGDGDDGVIARRDGDTAVTYRRSGDDNVLVEYGDMKLDLALRARAHALHQRVDALNPHGLLDLTPGIRSLQVKVDPDVLPITSLMGLLHEIEDDLPAASELVVPSRTIRMPLSWDDPATREAIARYMHGVRSDAPWCPWNIEFIRRMNGLDSVADVFDTVFAADYMVLGLGDVYLGAPVATPLDPRHRLVSTKYNPARTWTPENAVGIGGAYLCIYGMEGPGGYQFVGRTTQVWNHRYPDQSGSFEKESPWLLRFFDRISWYPVSPEELLDLRADTAAGRGGGVEITDGTFSLAEHDEFLAANSDSIEKFRAVQSVAFDAERAAWSAAGEFTKKERSDAA, from the coding sequence ATGAGCGTCACCAAGATGACCGTGGTTCGACCCGGCATGCTCACCACTATCCAGGACTGGCCTGGACGCGTCGGATATTGGAAGGTGGGCGTGCCGCCGTCGGGGCCGATGGACGACCTGTCCTTCCGTCTCGGCAACGTCGCGCTCGGTAATCCCGAGGGGGCGCCGGGTCTGGAGTCGGCGATGTCAGGTCCGGCACTGACGTTCGACGCCGACACCTACGTGTGCGTCACCGGCGCCGACGCTCGGGTCCGCATCGACGGTCGGGACGTACCGCAGTGGCGTCCTGTCGTAGTTCCTGCAGGTGCTGTGTTGGACGTCGGCCCGACGCATGGCGCCGGACTACGTGTGTACGTGACGGTTCAGGGCAGCATCGAGATCGAGGACTACCTCGGTAGCGCGTCGACCTTCACCCTCGGCAAATTCGGCGGGTACCGGGGCGGCACCCTCGGCGAGGGGGACATTCTCGAAATCGAAGGTCTTCACGATTCCGATCGCATTCGTTCGATCCCCATGGAGCATCGTCCGGTCCTACCCTCGACATCGAACGGCGGGAATTGGAACATAGCCGTCACCGAGGGACCGCACGGCGCGCCGGAGTTCTTCACTCGCGCCGACATGGACACCCTCTACTCGACCGACTACGAGGTGCACTTCAACTCCGACCGCACCGGAGTACGTCTCATCGGGCCCAAACCGGAATGGGCCCGAGAGGACGGCGGCGAAGCCGGCCTGCACCCGTCGAATATTCACGACAACGCGTATTCCGTCGGTGCTCTCGACTTCACCGGAGACACACCGATTCTGCTGGGTCCCGACGGCCCGAGCCTCGGGGGCTTCGTGTGCCCGGTGACGGTCGTCGCCGCCGAACGCTGGAAGCTCGGACAGCTCAAGCCAGGGGACACCATCCGATTCGTTCCGGTGAAGGCCGCACACGCCGCTGCGCTCGGCGCACTGGGGCTGGAGCGCCGAGCGTCGTTGCCGGTCGTCTTCTCCTCCGGCGGAGACGGTGACGACGGGGTGATCGCGCGACGCGACGGTGACACAGCGGTGACGTATCGCAGGTCCGGCGACGACAACGTTCTCGTCGAATACGGAGACATGAAACTCGACCTGGCACTCCGGGCTCGCGCCCATGCTCTGCACCAGCGGGTCGACGCGCTGAATCCACATGGCCTGCTCGATCTGACACCCGGCATCCGGTCGCTGCAGGTCAAGGTCGACCCGGATGTACTGCCCATCACGTCACTGATGGGACTGCTGCACGAGATCGAGGACGATCTCCCCGCAGCTTCGGAATTGGTGGTGCCCTCCCGTACCATCCGCATGCCGTTGTCCTGGGACGATCCCGCGACCCGCGAGGCCATCGCCCGGTACATGCACGGTGTGCGCTCGGACGCGCCGTGGTGCCCATGGAACATCGAGTTCATCCGTCGGATGAACGGGCTCGACAGCGTCGCAGACGTTTTCGACACCGTCTTCGCAGCGGACTACATGGTTCTCGGTCTCGGCGACGTGTATCTCGGCGCGCCCGTGGCGACTCCACTCGATCCGCGCCATCGGCTCGTGTCAACCAAGTACAACCCGGCCCGCACCTGGACGCCGGAGAACGCAGTCGGGATCGGCGGCGCATACCTGTGCATCTACGGAATGGAGGGGCCAGGCGGATACCAGTTCGTCGGCCGCACCACGCAGGTATGGAATCACCGGTATCCAGACCAGAGTGGTTCTTTCGAGAAAGAGAGTCCTTGGCTGCTGAGATTCTTCGATCGCATCTCCTGGTACCCCGTATCACCCGAGGAGCTGCTGGATCTGAGGGCCGACACTGCGGCCGGGCGGGGCGGTGGCGTCGAGATCACGGACGGAACCTTCTCCCTCGCCGAGCACGACGAGTTCCTCGCCGCGAACAGCGATTCCATCGAGAAGTTCCGCGCCGTGCAGTCGGTTGCGTTCGACGCCGAACGCGCAGCGTGGTCCGCTGCTGGAGAATTCACCAAGAAGGAGCGATCCGATGCAGCATGA
- a CDS encoding urea amidolyase associated protein UAAP2, whose protein sequence is MTTTLDTIILDQCADARASWSTVVAAGDVLTIIDLHGNQAVDTLVYSAQDHAVRYSASATIAAQRNLFLTTGSILLSDDSTPLMTIVADEVGNHDTVGGACSQESNTLRYGHHTKHQHACVENFLIEGAKWGLGKRDMVSNINFFMNVPVDADGTLGIVDGLSAPGKSLSLRAEIDTLVLVSNCPQINNPCNGFDPTPVRMVVTRS, encoded by the coding sequence ATGACAACGACACTCGACACGATCATTCTCGACCAGTGCGCCGATGCGCGTGCATCCTGGTCCACCGTCGTGGCGGCCGGTGACGTACTGACGATCATCGACCTCCACGGAAACCAGGCCGTCGACACGCTGGTGTACTCGGCGCAGGATCACGCTGTCCGCTACTCCGCCAGTGCGACGATCGCCGCGCAGCGCAACCTGTTTCTCACCACCGGAAGCATTCTGCTGAGCGATGACTCGACACCGCTGATGACGATCGTCGCCGACGAGGTCGGCAACCACGACACCGTCGGTGGCGCCTGCTCGCAGGAATCGAACACACTGCGCTACGGCCACCACACCAAACACCAGCACGCGTGCGTGGAAAACTTCTTGATCGAAGGCGCCAAGTGGGGACTCGGCAAGCGGGACATGGTGTCCAACATCAACTTCTTCATGAATGTCCCGGTGGACGCCGACGGAACTCTCGGCATCGTCGACGGGCTGTCGGCACCCGGTAAGTCCCTGTCACTGAGAGCCGAGATCGACACTCTCGTCCTGGTGTCGAACTGCCCCCAGATCAACAACCCCTGCAATGGATTCGATCCCACGCCGGTACGGATGGTGGTGACCCGATCATGA
- the atzF gene encoding allophanate hydrolase, producing the protein MQHEATERVRRAYKRIAEVDRPEVWITLRSEDDLLADAHALDSTLPLAGMLVAVKDNVDVAGLPTTAACPEYAYVPEVSATAVQRLVEHGALILGKTNLDQFATGLVGTRSPYGAVRCAWDPELVSGGSSSGSAVAVALGIADIGIGTDTAGSGRVPAAFHGLVGVKTTLGVVPSTGVVPACADYDCVTVLAGDLDTATRATRVMAGYDDADPRSRTWPADVPLAAGSTPRVAIPRPEDLTALSPEYKDAFDRTVAGLASKGIDCAPVDISSLLDVATLLYDGAIVAQRYSAVGEFLAGDPASADPTVAQIVRGAADPSAHRYVDDLSTIAKGKRRASVLLDGFDGLLLPTTTEHPSISAVQADPLGINRRLGTFTNFCNLLDMAAVAVPGASTLGNNPFGVMVVVPTFHDQVAIDVAAKLSSSYAPVLVDEGLDVLVVGAHLSGFPVHHQLTDRGARFLGEALTSDAYRFVDLGTTPPKPGLVRQGPGLGAPIAGELYRMSAAGLGTFLAGLPVPMGLTKIELSDGSWVTGFCCSHEAAEAGLDITDFGGWRSYRASVQAGG; encoded by the coding sequence ATGCAGCATGAGGCAACCGAGCGAGTTCGTAGGGCCTACAAACGAATCGCCGAAGTCGACCGGCCCGAGGTCTGGATCACGCTTCGGAGCGAGGACGACCTACTCGCCGATGCCCACGCGCTGGATTCCACACTCCCGCTGGCGGGAATGCTCGTCGCAGTCAAGGACAACGTCGATGTAGCGGGACTACCCACCACCGCGGCCTGCCCGGAGTATGCCTATGTTCCCGAGGTGTCTGCCACAGCTGTCCAGAGATTGGTCGAGCACGGTGCACTGATACTCGGAAAGACCAACCTCGATCAATTCGCGACGGGTCTCGTCGGCACCCGCAGCCCGTACGGCGCCGTCCGGTGCGCCTGGGATCCCGAACTCGTCTCGGGTGGTTCGAGTTCCGGATCAGCAGTGGCTGTGGCCCTGGGCATCGCCGACATCGGAATCGGCACCGATACAGCCGGTTCCGGCCGCGTCCCGGCGGCGTTCCACGGGCTCGTCGGAGTCAAGACGACGCTCGGCGTTGTGCCGTCGACCGGCGTCGTACCGGCCTGTGCCGACTACGACTGCGTGACGGTCCTGGCCGGCGATCTGGACACCGCCACCCGTGCCACCCGAGTCATGGCCGGTTACGACGACGCCGATCCGCGGAGTCGTACGTGGCCTGCCGATGTGCCACTCGCGGCCGGCTCGACTCCGAGAGTGGCGATACCTCGGCCCGAGGACCTCACTGCGCTGAGCCCGGAGTACAAAGACGCGTTCGATCGGACCGTGGCCGGGTTGGCATCGAAAGGCATCGACTGTGCGCCCGTCGATATTTCGTCGCTCCTCGACGTGGCTACCCTGCTGTACGACGGCGCCATCGTTGCGCAGCGCTACTCGGCGGTCGGCGAATTCCTCGCCGGAGATCCTGCTTCGGCGGATCCGACGGTCGCGCAGATAGTTCGGGGCGCCGCAGACCCGTCAGCGCACCGCTACGTCGACGACCTGTCCACGATCGCGAAGGGCAAACGCCGTGCGTCGGTTCTGCTCGACGGATTCGACGGATTGCTTCTCCCCACGACCACCGAGCACCCGAGTATCTCTGCTGTACAAGCGGATCCACTGGGAATCAATCGACGGTTGGGGACGTTCACCAACTTCTGCAACTTGCTGGACATGGCAGCGGTTGCGGTGCCGGGTGCTTCGACCCTCGGCAACAATCCATTCGGTGTGATGGTGGTGGTTCCGACGTTCCACGATCAGGTCGCGATCGATGTTGCAGCCAAGCTCAGCTCCTCCTATGCCCCCGTCCTCGTCGACGAAGGCTTGGATGTGCTGGTCGTGGGTGCACACCTGTCGGGATTCCCAGTCCACCATCAGCTCACCGATCGTGGCGCGCGCTTTCTGGGCGAGGCGCTGACCTCCGACGCGTACCGCTTCGTCGATCTAGGGACGACTCCGCCGAAACCCGGACTCGTCCGTCAGGGGCCCGGGCTGGGTGCACCCATCGCAGGCGAGCTGTACCGCATGTCGGCGGCCGGCCTCGGGACATTCCTCGCTGGGCTTCCCGTGCCGATGGGTTTGACGAAGATCGAACTCTCCGACGGCAGTTGGGTGACCGGGTTCTGCTGTTCACACGAGGCTGCAGAAGCAGGGCTGGACATCACCGACTTCGGCGGGTGGCGTTCGTACCGGGCTTCCGTACAGGCGGGCGGATAG
- a CDS encoding fused MFS/spermidine synthase — protein MAKKNQQQPVGPVAGVYEIDTGTCALVRDTLTADGWIIEVNGVPSSHIDVDDPTQLDFEYMRWIAGLVRHHKFPGPRLRALHLGGGACTLARYFASVYPDARQVVVELDGALAQLVREWFDLPRAPLLRIRVGEARAVTETLTEDSRDLVIRDVFAGALTPGPLLTLEFTEHVRRVLAPGGIYVVNCGDTRDLTLAKREAATIGSIFPYLSIIADPAMLKGRRYGNVVIAGSDVPLGEDPALARELLGGGVPAQVWSDERVRTFARDAKPLRDT, from the coding sequence ATGGCTAAGAAGAACCAGCAGCAGCCCGTAGGACCCGTTGCCGGTGTGTACGAGATCGACACCGGCACCTGTGCGCTCGTTCGCGACACGTTGACCGCCGACGGGTGGATCATCGAGGTCAACGGTGTCCCGAGTTCGCACATCGACGTCGACGACCCGACCCAACTCGACTTCGAGTACATGCGCTGGATCGCGGGACTCGTTCGGCATCATAAATTTCCGGGTCCGCGGTTGCGGGCGCTGCATCTCGGCGGTGGCGCGTGCACTCTCGCTCGTTACTTCGCGTCGGTATACCCCGACGCTAGGCAGGTCGTCGTCGAATTGGATGGCGCGCTGGCCCAACTCGTTCGCGAATGGTTCGACCTACCCCGCGCGCCGTTGCTTCGCATCCGGGTGGGGGAAGCGCGCGCCGTCACCGAGACACTGACCGAGGACAGCCGCGATCTCGTCATCCGTGATGTGTTCGCCGGAGCGCTCACTCCCGGTCCGCTGCTGACACTCGAATTCACCGAGCATGTCCGACGCGTTCTCGCGCCGGGTGGCATCTACGTCGTCAACTGCGGAGACACCCGCGATCTGACGCTGGCGAAGCGTGAGGCAGCGACGATCGGCAGCATCTTCCCGTACCTGTCGATCATCGCTGATCCGGCGATGTTGAAGGGGCGACGCTACGGCAACGTGGTCATCGCAGGGAGTGATGTTCCTCTGGGCGAGGATCCTGCGCTTGCTCGCGAACTGCTCGGCGGCGGTGTGCCGGCGCAAGTGTGGTCGGACGAGCGGGTACGCACTTTCGCGCGAGATGCGAAACCCCTACGAGATACTTGA
- a CDS encoding LysE family translocator, producing the protein MVSTTAIAGVFAVALAMVLTPGPNMVYLVSRSISQGRAAGLVSLGGVALGLVVYVIATNHGLAALFAAVPTLYLVIKIAGACYLMWLAISAVRGSTTVFEVTGLQQDSNRRLFTMGLLTNLLNPKMAVMYISIIPQFVDPAAGSVLVQGLVLGGVQIAVAVSINALIVLGSGSIAQFLAVRPSWIRVQRYVMGTVLGLLAVRLATDGSRPVPA; encoded by the coding sequence ATGGTGTCCACGACTGCAATTGCCGGTGTGTTCGCGGTCGCGTTGGCGATGGTGCTGACTCCCGGACCGAACATGGTGTACCTCGTCTCCCGCAGCATCTCTCAGGGACGAGCCGCCGGACTGGTGTCGCTCGGAGGCGTCGCGCTGGGGTTGGTTGTGTACGTCATTGCAACCAACCACGGCCTGGCGGCGTTGTTCGCGGCCGTCCCGACGCTGTATCTCGTGATCAAGATCGCCGGCGCGTGTTACCTGATGTGGTTGGCGATCTCGGCGGTTCGAGGTTCGACGACGGTATTCGAAGTCACCGGCTTGCAGCAGGATTCGAATCGTCGGCTGTTCACGATGGGACTGTTGACGAACCTGCTGAACCCCAAGATGGCCGTCATGTACATCTCGATCATTCCCCAGTTCGTCGATCCCGCAGCAGGTTCGGTGTTGGTGCAGGGTCTTGTGCTCGGTGGCGTGCAGATTGCCGTCGCGGTGAGCATCAATGCGCTGATAGTGCTGGGTTCAGGCTCCATCGCACAGTTTCTCGCCGTGCGGCCGAGCTGGATCAGAGTGCAGCGATACGTCATGGGAACGGTGCTGGGTCTACTTGCTGTTCGGCTCGCGACCGACGGAAGCCGCCCTGTTCCTGCGTGA